Proteins from a single region of Pseudarthrobacter sp. NIBRBAC000502772:
- the cycA gene encoding D-serine/D-alanine/glycine transporter, with protein sequence MSSKTTVSPQTPHLERQLSNRHIQLIAIGGAIGTGLFMGSGKTISAAGPSVIFVYMIIGFMLFFVMRAMGELLLSNLHYKSFSDFAADLLGPWAGFFTGWTYWFCWVITGIADVIAIAGYSKELWPSLPLWIPGLATVAILLLLNLATVRAFGETEFWFALIKIIAIAALIIVGLFMIFSGFQSDAGPATFTNLWSHGGMFPNEFMGFVAGFQIAVFAFVGIELVGTTAAEAKDPEKNLPKAINSIPIRVLLFYVGALIILMSVTPWTQFQAGHSPFIAMFSLAGLGAAATVVNLVVLSSAMSSANSGIYSTSRMVYGLAQEGDAPTLFSRLSARKVPQNALFLSCILLLSGVILMYAGSDIGKAFDMVTTVSAVCFVFVWSIILASYLKFRSRRPHLHESSKYKMPGGIPMVWVVFAFFAFVLWALTTQPDTLVALLVTPIWFVLLGVAWVILRKRPSHLARYAEFQKDLAGEKEVAEEKAAADAELADAKASREN encoded by the coding sequence GTGAGCAGTAAAACCACCGTTTCCCCCCAAACACCCCACCTTGAACGCCAGCTCAGCAACAGGCACATCCAGCTGATCGCCATTGGCGGCGCCATCGGCACTGGCCTGTTCATGGGCTCCGGCAAGACCATCTCGGCCGCCGGACCGTCCGTCATTTTCGTCTACATGATCATCGGCTTCATGCTGTTCTTCGTCATGCGGGCCATGGGCGAACTGCTGCTGTCCAACCTGCACTACAAGTCCTTCAGCGACTTCGCCGCCGACCTGCTGGGCCCTTGGGCCGGCTTCTTCACCGGCTGGACCTACTGGTTCTGCTGGGTGATCACCGGCATCGCGGACGTCATCGCCATCGCCGGCTACTCCAAGGAACTCTGGCCGTCACTGCCGCTATGGATCCCGGGCCTGGCCACCGTGGCCATCCTCCTGCTCCTGAACCTCGCCACCGTACGGGCGTTCGGGGAGACCGAGTTCTGGTTCGCGCTGATCAAGATCATCGCCATCGCCGCGCTCATCATTGTGGGTCTGTTTATGATCTTCAGCGGTTTCCAGTCCGACGCCGGCCCGGCCACGTTCACCAACCTGTGGAGCCACGGCGGGATGTTCCCGAACGAATTCATGGGCTTTGTAGCCGGCTTCCAGATCGCCGTGTTCGCGTTTGTGGGTATTGAACTCGTGGGCACCACCGCCGCCGAGGCCAAGGACCCGGAGAAGAACCTGCCCAAGGCCATCAACTCCATCCCCATCCGCGTCCTGCTCTTCTACGTGGGCGCCCTCATCATCCTCATGTCGGTCACCCCCTGGACCCAGTTCCAGGCCGGCCACAGCCCGTTCATCGCCATGTTCTCCCTGGCCGGCCTCGGCGCCGCAGCCACCGTGGTGAACCTGGTGGTGCTCAGCTCGGCCATGTCCTCGGCCAACTCCGGCATCTACTCCACCTCCCGCATGGTCTACGGCCTGGCCCAGGAGGGCGACGCCCCCACCCTGTTCAGCCGCCTGTCCGCCCGCAAGGTCCCGCAGAACGCCCTGTTCCTCTCCTGCATCCTGCTGCTCTCCGGCGTCATCCTGATGTACGCGGGCTCGGACATCGGCAAGGCCTTCGACATGGTCACCACCGTGTCCGCCGTCTGCTTCGTCTTCGTCTGGTCCATCATCCTGGCCAGCTACCTGAAGTTCCGTTCACGCCGTCCGCACCTGCACGAGTCATCCAAGTACAAAATGCCCGGCGGCATCCCCATGGTCTGGGTGGTCTTCGCGTTCTTCGCCTTCGTCCTGTGGGCACTGACCACGCAGCCGGACACGCTGGTGGCGCTGCTGGTCACCCCCATCTGGTTCGTCCTGCTGGGCGTCGCCTGGGTCATCCTGCGCAAGCGCCCGTCCCACCTGGCCCGCTACGCGGAGTTCCAGAAGGACCTCGCCGGCGAGAAGGAAGTGGCCGAGGAGAAGGCCG